The Pirellulales bacterium genome contains a region encoding:
- a CDS encoding MoxR family ATPase, translating to MSLAQSIEQRAAQFVQRYRDVRAQIGRVIVGHEEIVEGVLTCLFVGGHCLLEGVPGLGKTLLVRTLAKALDLQFNRIQFTPDLMPADILGTNLVLEGPDGKRYFEFQKGPIFTQICLADEINRATPKTQSAMLETMQEGTITSGGKQYILQKPFFVLATQNPIEQEGTYPLPEAQLDRFLYKLVVGYSSRADLATIVERTTKNEKVEPDKVMTGAEILEWQQLVREVILAKHLQDYIVRLILATHPGGALAAAPTNQYLRWGASPRGAQTLALTAKVRALLEGRYNVGYDDIRRVFLPSLRHRVVLNFEAQAEGIEVDQVLLDILKSVPEKAPDEAKAVPVAQLAR from the coding sequence ATGTCCCTGGCTCAATCCATCGAACAGCGCGCCGCCCAGTTTGTCCAACGTTACCGAGACGTCCGCGCGCAGATCGGCCGCGTGATTGTCGGCCATGAAGAGATCGTGGAAGGCGTCCTGACCTGTCTGTTTGTCGGGGGGCATTGCCTGCTCGAGGGGGTGCCCGGTCTGGGCAAAACCCTCTTGGTACGCACGCTGGCCAAAGCGCTCGACTTGCAGTTTAACCGCATCCAGTTCACGCCCGATCTGATGCCCGCCGACATCCTGGGAACCAACTTGGTGCTAGAGGGGCCCGACGGCAAGCGGTATTTTGAATTTCAAAAGGGACCGATCTTTACCCAAATTTGTCTGGCGGACGAAATCAACCGCGCCACGCCCAAGACGCAGTCCGCCATGCTGGAAACGATGCAAGAGGGGACGATTACTTCCGGAGGTAAACAATACATCCTGCAAAAGCCGTTTTTCGTGCTGGCCACGCAAAACCCCATCGAACAGGAGGGGACGTATCCCCTCCCCGAGGCCCAGCTTGACCGCTTTTTGTACAAGTTGGTCGTGGGCTACAGTTCGCGGGCGGATCTGGCGACCATTGTGGAACGGACCACCAAGAATGAAAAAGTCGAGCCGGACAAAGTCATGACCGGCGCGGAAATCCTGGAATGGCAGCAATTGGTGCGCGAGGTAATCCTAGCCAAGCACTTGCAGGATTATATTGTGCGATTGATTCTGGCGACGCATCCGGGGGGAGCGTTGGCGGCCGCGCCCACGAACCAATATCTGCGCTGGGGGGCCAGCCCCCGCGGAGCCCAAACGCTTGCCCTCACCGCCAAGGTCCGGGCATTGCTAGAGGGACGCTATAACGTGGGCTATGATGATATTCGCCGGGTGTTTCTCCCCTCGCTGCGGCACCGGGTCGTGCTCAACTTTGAAGCCCAGGCCGAGGGGATCGAGGTGGACCAGGTGTTATTGGATATTTTAAAGTCAGTTCCGGAAAAAGCCCCCGACGAGGCCAAAGCCGTTCCTGTGGCACAATTAGCGCGGTAG
- the groL gene encoding chaperonin GroEL (60 kDa chaperone family; promotes refolding of misfolded polypeptides especially under stressful conditions; forms two stacked rings of heptamers to form a barrel-shaped 14mer; ends can be capped by GroES; misfolded proteins enter the barrel where they are refolded when GroES binds), which yields MAKMIAFDQEAREAIRRGVSKLAKAVKVTLGPKGRNVILQKSFGSPTVTKDGVTVAKEIDLEDVYENMGARMVREVASKTSDVAGDGTTTATVLAEAIFNEGLKAVVAGVNPIQMKNGIERAVADITDKLKKMSIKIKDKSEMSNVATIAANNDREIGDKLADAMEKVGKDGVITVDEGKSLHTEIDWVEGMQFDRGYLSPYFVTNPNDMTCELQDAYVLVYEKKINNVKELVPVLEAVINANKPLLIVCEEVEGEALAMLVINRLRAGLQVCAVKAPGYGDRRKAMLEDIGILTGATAVFESLGIKLESLTLADLGRAKKVVIDKDNTTIIEGAGKSNDIKARIEQIRREIAASTSDYDREKLEERLAKLAGGVAKVNVGGATESEMKEKKARVEDALHATRAAVEEGILPGGGVALLRAASKCKPEGLQGDEVVGYNIVLRACRAPLTMIVTNAGQDGSVICEKVLEGKENFGYNAATSEFEDLVKAGVIDPTKVTRSALQNAASVSTLLLTSDALIADKPKKDDKKKGHGGDHDMY from the coding sequence ATGGCAAAGATGATTGCGTTTGATCAAGAAGCCCGCGAAGCGATTCGCCGTGGCGTGTCCAAACTAGCCAAAGCGGTCAAGGTGACACTCGGCCCCAAGGGGCGGAATGTGATTCTCCAAAAGTCGTTCGGCTCGCCCACGGTGACCAAGGACGGCGTGACCGTGGCGAAGGAAATCGACCTGGAGGACGTCTATGAGAACATGGGCGCCCGCATGGTTCGCGAGGTCGCCAGCAAGACCAGTGATGTCGCGGGGGACGGCACCACCACGGCGACCGTCCTGGCCGAGGCGATCTTTAACGAAGGGTTAAAGGCTGTCGTGGCGGGGGTCAATCCCATCCAAATGAAAAACGGCATCGAACGGGCTGTGGCCGACATCACCGATAAGCTGAAAAAGATGTCGATCAAGATCAAGGACAAGTCCGAAATGTCCAACGTCGCCACCATCGCCGCCAACAACGACCGCGAAATTGGCGATAAACTGGCCGACGCCATGGAAAAAGTCGGCAAAGACGGCGTCATCACCGTGGACGAGGGCAAATCCCTGCATACCGAAATCGATTGGGTAGAGGGGATGCAGTTTGATCGCGGGTATCTTTCTCCCTACTTTGTGACCAATCCTAACGATATGACCTGCGAACTGCAGGACGCGTACGTCTTGGTCTATGAAAAGAAAATCAACAACGTCAAAGAATTGGTGCCGGTGCTGGAAGCCGTGATCAACGCCAATAAGCCCCTGTTGATCGTCTGTGAAGAGGTCGAAGGGGAAGCCCTAGCCATGCTAGTTATCAACCGTCTGCGGGCCGGACTTCAGGTGTGCGCCGTCAAAGCCCCCGGCTATGGCGACCGCCGCAAGGCTATGCTTGAGGACATCGGCATTTTAACCGGCGCGACCGCCGTCTTTGAAAGCCTGGGCATCAAGCTGGAAAGCCTGACGTTGGCCGACCTGGGCCGGGCCAAGAAGGTCGTCATTGATAAGGACAACACCACCATCATCGAAGGGGCCGGCAAGTCCAACGACATCAAGGCCCGTATTGAACAAATCCGCCGCGAGATTGCCGCCAGCACTAGCGACTATGACCGCGAAAAGCTGGAGGAACGCCTGGCGAAGCTAGCCGGTGGCGTGGCCAAGGTGAACGTCGGCGGCGCGACGGAAAGCGAAATGAAGGAAAAGAAAGCCCGTGTTGAAGACGCCCTGCACGCCACCCGCGCCGCCGTGGAAGAAGGCATTTTGCCGGGTGGGGGCGTGGCCCTGTTGCGGGCGGCCAGCAAGTGCAAGCCCGAGGGTCTACAAGGGGACGAAGTCGTCGGTTACAACATCGTGTTGCGGGCGTGCCGCGCTCCGCTGACCATGATCGTGACCAACGCCGGCCAAGATGGTAGCGTCATTTGCGAAAAGGTCCTGGAGGGGAAAGAAAACTTTGGCTATAACGCCGCCACCAGCGAATTTGAAGACCTGGTCAAAGCGGGTGTGATCGATCCGACCAAGGTGACCCGCTCCGCCCTGCAAAACGCCGCCAGCGTTAGCACGTTGCTGTTAACCAGCGACGCGCTCATTGCCGACAAGCCCAAGAAAGACGACAAGAAAAAGGGCCACGGTGGCGACCACGACATGTACTAA
- a CDS encoding co-chaperone GroES, which yields MSTATKAPKKKPASSNFKLQPLGDRVVIEREESESKTAGGILLPESAKNKPARGIVISVGEGRLTKDGKRHPLQIKPGDRVIFTSYAGENFKVGDDELILMREDEILAVIE from the coding sequence ATGTCCACGGCCACCAAAGCACCCAAGAAAAAACCCGCCTCCAGCAATTTCAAGCTTCAACCGCTGGGGGATCGCGTGGTGATTGAACGCGAAGAATCCGAATCCAAAACCGCCGGCGGGATTCTCTTGCCCGAATCGGCCAAAAATAAGCCCGCCCGCGGCATTGTCATTAGCGTGGGGGAAGGGCGTCTGACCAAGGACGGCAAGCGGCACCCCCTGCAGATCAAGCCGGGTGACCGTGTGATCTTTACCAGTTATGCGGGAGAGAATTTTAAGGTTGGCGATGACGAACTGATTTTGATGCGCGAGGACGAAATCCTGGCCGTCATCGAGTAA
- a CDS encoding PQQ-binding-like beta-propeller repeat protein: MLRLQLLRLCAGMICFVAGVAGQAPLTAQELISQLAANRLGLTRGWFAQAPLSVGRQQVVDAQFHSGELFVLTETGNLVSYNGVNGAVNWNLRLGEPNRQYQSLGVGEEGVAVSNTTWLYFVGRKDAKVIDNSVDPLAEKSTTRRTAAESLRYRTVPQTGLLVFSAPLPHVPTTGPAATSAGVFVPTSIGTIDRFDSQADASTRLLTGIQADGVVNCPPAANATNMAWMTDKGTVGLCDATGEDVFFTYRMQGMGSQSPVLTGAGVYAISDYGTLAFFPDLSGEPLWMNSIGAKPRSTPLVVKDAIYIISVDGRLFKLSAQDGRELWQINGYRNVLSVSPTKLYVINETRELCVLQASSGAVLGKLPIPVFAFPVLNPHSDQIFLVSANGVIQEFHETASAERQNYFEPRRLTDKEQKENAKPKLVKPATPGTPSEEDPANLDPFAEPGAPMPMPQADPAADPFADANVGKADAPPAADPAKPAEDPFGDPATPPENMPAKPDTDPFGEAPKDPKPPMPDDPFGK; encoded by the coding sequence ATGTTACGACTGCAACTATTGCGGTTATGCGCGGGAATGATCTGCTTTGTGGCAGGGGTGGCGGGCCAAGCCCCGCTAACCGCCCAAGAGTTGATTTCCCAACTCGCGGCCAATCGTCTGGGTTTGACCCGGGGATGGTTTGCGCAGGCTCCATTATCCGTGGGGCGGCAACAGGTTGTGGATGCGCAATTTCATTCGGGCGAATTGTTTGTCTTGACCGAGACCGGTAACCTGGTCAGTTATAACGGCGTCAATGGCGCCGTAAATTGGAATCTGCGCCTTGGCGAACCTAACCGTCAATATCAGTCTTTAGGCGTGGGCGAAGAAGGCGTCGCCGTCAGCAACACGACCTGGCTGTATTTTGTCGGACGTAAGGACGCCAAGGTTATCGACAATAGCGTGGATCCCCTCGCCGAAAAGTCCACCACACGCCGCACCGCGGCCGAAAGTTTGCGCTATCGCACCGTGCCGCAGACTGGCCTGTTGGTGTTTTCAGCCCCGTTGCCCCATGTGCCCACAACCGGTCCCGCCGCGACCAGCGCGGGGGTCTTTGTGCCGACTTCTATTGGCACGATTGACCGGTTTGACAGCCAGGCCGATGCCAGCACAAGGCTACTCACGGGAATTCAAGCCGACGGCGTGGTAAATTGTCCGCCGGCCGCCAATGCCACGAATATGGCCTGGATGACGGATAAAGGGACCGTCGGCCTGTGTGATGCCACGGGAGAGGATGTATTTTTTACCTATCGCATGCAAGGGATGGGTTCGCAATCGCCCGTATTGACCGGCGCCGGGGTTTATGCCATTTCTGATTATGGCACACTGGCTTTTTTCCCCGATTTATCGGGAGAGCCATTATGGATGAATAGCATCGGAGCCAAACCGCGCAGCACCCCGCTGGTGGTCAAGGATGCCATCTACATCATCAGCGTCGATGGTCGATTATTTAAGCTATCAGCGCAAGATGGACGCGAATTGTGGCAGATCAACGGCTATCGCAATGTGTTGTCCGTATCGCCAACCAAGCTCTATGTCATCAATGAGACCCGCGAATTATGCGTCCTGCAAGCCAGCAGCGGCGCGGTGCTGGGCAAGCTGCCCATACCGGTATTCGCCTTTCCGGTGCTGAATCCCCATTCCGATCAGATTTTTTTGGTCAGTGCCAATGGCGTCATTCAAGAGTTTCATGAAACCGCCAGCGCCGAGCGGCAAAATTACTTTGAACCACGTCGTCTCACGGATAAGGAACAAAAGGAAAACGCCAAACCCAAGCTGGTCAAACCGGCAACGCCGGGAACGCCCAGTGAAGAGGATCCCGCCAATTTGGACCCCTTTGCCGAACCGGGCGCGCCGATGCCGATGCCCCAGGCCGATCCCGCCGCGGATCCCTTTGCGGATGCGAATGTGGGCAAGGCAGATGCGCCACCCGCCGCCGATCCGGCCAAACCGGCGGAAGACCCATTTGGCGATCCGGCCACCCCCCCGGAGAATATGCCGGCCAAGCCCGATACGGATCCGTTTGGAGAGGCCCCCAAGGATCCTAAGCCCCCCATGCCCGATGATCCTTTCGGCAAATAG
- a CDS encoding CCA tRNA nucleotidyltransferase, giving the protein MTLIPAEQRQFALHVVSQLRASGFQALFAGGCVRDMLLGLTPTDYDVATNAQPPQIRQVFGKKRTLEIGAEFGVIAVVGPPSVGIVEVVTFRQDLGYSDGRRPDAVAFCTAEEDALRRDFTINGMFYDPVAETVIDYVGGQEDLHGKVVRAIGDPLARFTEDKLRMLRAVRFTARFGFRLEDATGAAIRQMAPALASVSAERIAAELRKLFVLPRRAQGLELLRSTKLLGTILPEWNLAPSATPAELSVWEQTLGDIGGLSRPSFPLVLAMLVVGMAESAALSHSETLGGVSGSPGARQIGETVLRVGRRWKLSNAEISQTIWLAEQYVTQSLAQASSRPWSRVQPVLIQPHIVELLDWTQTRPRGVSEADLDYCRQKLNLTEGELNPPPLITGQDLIKQGLRPGPTFANLLQTLRNAQLDGQIVTQAEAIKFALQLMARE; this is encoded by the coding sequence ATGACGCTTATTCCCGCCGAACAACGCCAATTCGCGCTTCACGTTGTCAGCCAATTGCGGGCGAGCGGTTTTCAGGCTCTTTTTGCCGGCGGCTGCGTCCGCGATATGCTGCTGGGCCTGACACCCACGGATTATGACGTGGCGACCAACGCGCAACCGCCGCAAATCCGGCAAGTCTTTGGCAAAAAGCGGACGCTCGAGATTGGCGCCGAGTTTGGCGTGATTGCCGTTGTCGGTCCTCCCTCGGTGGGCATCGTGGAGGTGGTCACCTTTCGCCAGGACCTGGGTTACAGTGATGGCCGGCGGCCGGACGCGGTTGCGTTTTGCACGGCGGAGGAAGACGCCCTGCGCCGGGACTTTACAATCAACGGCATGTTTTATGATCCCGTGGCCGAGACGGTGATTGACTACGTCGGCGGACAGGAGGACCTGCATGGGAAAGTCGTGCGCGCGATTGGCGATCCCTTGGCCCGCTTTACCGAGGACAAGCTGCGCATGCTGCGGGCGGTCCGGTTTACCGCGCGCTTTGGCTTTCGCCTGGAAGATGCCACCGGGGCGGCCATCCGCCAAATGGCCCCCGCGCTGGCCAGTGTCAGCGCGGAGCGGATCGCCGCGGAACTGCGCAAGCTGTTTGTCCTTCCCCGCCGCGCGCAGGGTTTAGAACTGTTACGCTCCACAAAATTGCTAGGGACAATCCTGCCGGAATGGAATCTCGCCCCCAGCGCGACTCCCGCGGAATTATCCGTCTGGGAACAAACATTGGGGGATATTGGCGGACTGTCGCGGCCCAGCTTTCCCCTGGTGCTGGCCATGCTGGTTGTGGGCATGGCGGAAAGCGCGGCATTATCACACAGCGAAACTTTGGGGGGGGTGAGTGGTTCTCCCGGCGCGCGACAAATCGGGGAAACGGTCCTACGGGTGGGCCGACGCTGGAAATTATCCAACGCGGAAATCAGCCAGACCATCTGGCTGGCGGAGCAGTATGTGACGCAAAGCTTAGCACAAGCCAGCAGCCGCCCTTGGTCGCGGGTGCAGCCGGTGTTAATTCAGCCGCATATCGTCGAATTGTTGGATTGGACGCAAACGCGGCCGCGGGGAGTGAGCGAAGCGGACCTGGACTATTGCCGCCAAAAGCTGAACCTGACCGAGGGAGAGCTTAACCCCCCGCCGTTGATCACGGGGCAGGATTTGATCAAACAAGGATTGCGTCCCGGGCCAACATTTGCCAACCTGTTGCAAACATTGCGAAACGCGCAGCTCGATGGCCAGATAGTGACTCAAGCCGAGGCGATCAAATTCGCGTTACAGCTAATGGCACGGGAATGA